A window of Corallococcus macrosporus DSM 14697 contains these coding sequences:
- a CDS encoding discoidin domain-containing protein codes for MNTWASIAELKPGTGSTPPTTPPDDTPERFSSVAASGDDGNVPANAIDGDPATRWSSDGVGQWITGDLGTVAQLGAVDIGWHRGDERINNFVISTSTDGTAFAQVHSGRSSGNTSALERYSFSPVNARYVRVTVNGSSMNTWASIAELKPGTGSAPPTDPPTNPPGEQGQDKFGVTMLYPTRSGGEQWFLADNATSDKRFDPQNTITRNSDGSWKMRNSKVRMSVFTSTGYSASKIPTYDRDVLASRGYMQAANDWRNIEMTGFIKVNSVSDVSDNFAWYARGGKHNDNHSGCEGSSYKGSLHYDGRVRWQKETWHVSYDQSSYKSGTSALRGRWVGFKSVMRNTRVNGKEAVRLEMYLNENADKKTWKKVYDMVDSGNWGGDASHCGGAVNAMPITWGGPIAVFRWDSANDVDFKWLSVREISPEQ; via the coding sequence ATGAACACCTGGGCCAGCATCGCGGAGCTGAAGCCCGGCACCGGCTCGACCCCGCCCACCACCCCGCCCGACGACACCCCCGAGCGCTTCTCCTCCGTCGCCGCCAGCGGAGATGACGGCAACGTCCCCGCCAACGCCATCGACGGTGACCCCGCCACGCGCTGGTCCAGCGACGGCGTGGGGCAGTGGATTACCGGCGACCTGGGCACCGTGGCGCAGTTGGGCGCCGTGGACATCGGCTGGCACCGTGGCGACGAGCGCATCAACAACTTCGTCATCTCCACCTCCACGGACGGCACGGCCTTCGCGCAGGTGCACTCCGGCAGGTCGTCCGGCAACACCTCCGCGCTGGAGCGCTATTCGTTCTCCCCGGTGAACGCGCGCTACGTGCGCGTCACCGTGAACGGCAGCTCGATGAACACCTGGGCCAGCATCGCGGAGCTGAAGCCCGGCACCGGCTCGGCCCCGCCCACCGACCCGCCCACCAACCCGCCTGGCGAGCAGGGCCAGGACAAGTTCGGCGTGACGATGCTCTACCCGACCCGGTCGGGCGGCGAGCAGTGGTTCCTGGCGGACAACGCGACGTCCGACAAGCGCTTCGACCCGCAGAACACCATCACGCGCAACTCGGACGGCTCCTGGAAGATGAGGAACAGCAAGGTGCGCATGTCCGTGTTCACCTCCACGGGCTACAGCGCGTCCAAGATTCCGACGTATGACCGGGACGTGCTGGCCAGCCGGGGCTACATGCAGGCGGCGAACGACTGGCGGAACATCGAGATGACCGGCTTCATCAAGGTCAACTCCGTGTCCGACGTGTCGGACAACTTCGCGTGGTACGCGCGAGGCGGCAAGCACAACGACAACCACTCCGGGTGCGAGGGCAGCAGCTACAAGGGCTCGCTGCACTATGACGGCCGCGTGCGCTGGCAGAAGGAGACGTGGCACGTCTCCTACGACCAGTCGTCCTACAAGTCCGGCACGTCCGCGCTGCGGGGCCGCTGGGTGGGCTTCAAGTCGGTGATGCGCAACACCCGGGTCAACGGCAAGGAGGCCGTGCGCCTGGAGATGTACCTCAACGAGAACGCCGACAAGAAGACCTGGAAGAAGGTCTACGACATGGTGGACTCGGGGAACTGGGGTGGTGACGCCAGCCACTGCGGCGGCGCCGTGAATG